The Pseudomonadota bacterium genomic interval AGTTCGCGGATCTCGATCCGCAGCTCCGCCCGCACCTTGGCATCCAGGGCGGAGAGCGGTTCGTCGAGCAACAGCAGAAGCGGATCCACCGCAATGGCGCGCGCCAGGGCAATGCGCTGCTGCTGCCCACCCGAGAGTTGGCGCGGAAACCGGTCGGCCAGTTCCGGGAGCTTGATGGTCTCCAACAGGCCATCGACGCGCGCGGCGATGTCCGCTTTGGTCGCACCGCGAATTTTCAGACCATAGCCGATGTTCTCGCTGACGGTCATGTTGGGGAACAACGAGTAGGACTGAAACACAATGCCGAAGCCGCGCTTGCGCGCGGGCAGGCCGGCGAGATCCTCGCCCTGCAGGCGAACCGATCCCGAGTCGTGATCAGTCAATCCGGCGATGATGCGCAGCAGGGTGGTTTTGCCACAGCCGCTGGGACCCAGCAGGCAGACGAACTCGTGACGCTCCAACTGGAAAGAGACGTTTTCCAGCGCGGTGAAATCGCCGAAGGTTTTCGTCAGATCATGAACGTCGAGATACATTCTGACTGGTCCTTTTGGCACCCGCAGAACACCGGGGGGTGCTGCAGGAAACCGGCGGGCGACTCCACCTGCCAGAGTGCCCGCCGGAAACGCAGCTCGATCAGCGACCGAACTTCTCTTTCCAGGTCTTCTTGATCTCTGTCTGCGCTTTCGCGGAGGCGGCAAAATCGATCTTTGCCAGCGCACCGCTCAGATCCGCCGGCAGACCCGCCTTTTCCGCCGCTGCCGACGGCTTGACGCCCGGCACGGTGATCAGAGCCTTGAAAGCACCGTACAGGTCCGTTGCATCCTTGGAAAGCGTCCAGTCGAGAAACCGCTTGGCGTCGCCTTTGTTCTTGCTGGACACCATCAGCGCCGAGGCCTCCAGCTCGTAGCCGGCACCGCCCTTGGGAATCACCATTTTCAGCGGATAGCCGCTTTCGATGGACTTCAGCGCCGTAAAGGCCAGCGAGGCTCCGACGGTGTATTCCCCGGCGCGTGCCGCCTTGCACGGCTTGGAACCCGACGAGGTGTACTGCGCCATGTTGGGATCGACGGCGGCCAGCTGTGCCCAACCCTGCTCCTCGCCCATGCCCTGGAGCAGCGAGATCACGTGCAGGTAACCGGTACCGGAAGAGTTGGGATCAGGCATCAGCACCTCGCCTTTGAAGCGCGGATCGGCCAGATCCTGCCAGCTGGTCGGCATGGGCAGCCCTTTCTGCGCCAGCCTTTCGGTGTTGACGCAGAACGCCCCCATGTACCCGGTGGGCGCGAACCAGCGCCCCTGCTGATCGCGATGGGCGGCGTTGAGCTTATCCGCTCCCTTTGCCGCATAGGGTTCGAGCATCGCCAGGATGCGCGGATCCATCATCGCGGTAACCGCCCAGCCCCAGATCACGTCGGCCTGCGGATTCTCCGCTTCCGCCAGTATCCGTGCTCCCAGCTTGCCAGTGGATAGACGCAGCACATTTACCTTGATATCGGGCATCGCCTTGCTGGCGGCAGCAATATAGTCGGCGATCTCCTCTTCTTCGAGGGCCGTGTAGACCGTGATTTCACCGGCATGCGCCACTGTGGAGCCAACAAGGCAAACCGCAGCAGCCATAAGCGATAACAGCCAATTGGAATTTTTCATTGTGTCCTCCTGAGAGGTGGGTTCAGGCTCCCTGGACCTGAGGGGGGTGAGATTCCACGAACGGTTGGCACCTTGCCTCGAATGTGGAATATTGTGGATTATTGCATTTTTATGGTTGTTGTCTAGGGTGTCAGAAGAAGTGCAGCGAAAGGCGATCGGCCATCCATGAGCCCCCAGGACACGGATAGCAACCCTGCCGGGGCCGCCCCGGAGCCCGAACTGATCCGGTTCGCAGAAGACCTCGCGGATGCCGCCCGGCCGGTGGCGTTGCGCTATTTCCGCAATCCCCTGGAGGTGGAGCACAAAGCCGACGCATCGCCGGTTACCATTGCCGATCGGACGGTCGAATCGACCATGCGCGAGATGATCACCGCCCGCTACCCGCACCACGGCATCCTCGGTGAGGAACATGGCGGGAGCAACTTGGAGGGTGCGGAAACCTGGGTGCTGGATCCCATCGATGGCACCCAGAGCTTCATCACCGGCATGCCGACTTTCGGCACCCTGATCGCCCTGCTGCAACATGGCCGGCCGGTGATCGGCATCGTCGACATGCCGGCCCTGGGCGAGCGTTGGGCGGGGGCATCGAGCCGGGCGACCACGCTGAACGGGCGGCCCTGTCGCACGCGCGCCTGCCGTGAACTCCGCCAGGCCAGCGTCTACGCCACTTCGGTCGACATCTTCACCCCCGAGGAACTCGATGCGCTGAACACCGTCACCGCCCGCGCCGCCCTGCGCCGCTTCGGCGGTGACTGCTACAGCTACGCGCTGCTTGCTGCGGGATACGTGGACGCCGTGATGGAGTCCTCCCTGAAACCCTACGATTACCTTCCCCTGGTGCCCATCATCGAAGGCGCAGGCGGTGTGATAACGGACTGGACGGGGGCAGCGCTGCATCTGCGTTCCGACGGGCGCGTGATAGCCGCGGCCACTCCGGAACTGCACGCAGAGCTACTCTCGACGCTACCCGAAGCGTTCAGATAAGGTGTCGATGCACCGCCGGACGGCCATCACCCGCATGGTCTTCGCTCCGATCGGAACCGCCTCGCTTCCCGCGTTGACCGGCGAGCGGAACCTTTGTAGCCGTAGACACGTGGTGCTCATTCGCTACTGAGAATAGGAAACGCAAAAAAGCCCGCCGGAAGGCGGGCCTGGAGGTCATCTGGTGGCTATGCCCTGACTCGAACAGGGGACCCCATCATTATGAGTGATGTGCTCTAACCAACTGAGCTACATAGCCATTTTGCTCGGCTTCGGCAGCTAACCGAAAGAGACCGCGTATTTTCATGCCCGCATCATCCTGTGTCAAGGCAAGCTCCAGTTTCAATTATGGGTTGACCTTGAGGCTTGTACTGGTACCGTTACCCCAATCATCCACCTTTATCCGGTGTGTTGTTTCCCGCCTTCGTCATCGCACAGCATCGGAATGGCTGATCGCGTTTCATTTTTTTAGTTAAAACAAGAACGATTTTGATTGTTGCTCTGCATAAGGAAGTAAGGATGCTTTCCACGTTACGAAGCCGCTTCCGGCGTGTCGTGTTTGTCGCGTGCGCGGTACTGGCCGGAACCGCGCCGCACCATGCCGCGGCGAGTGTGGTGTTCGGAAGCGACCGCGACTACCCTCCCTTTGAGTACCTCGACAGCGATGGCATACCCCGTGGTTTCAATGTCGATCTGATCCGCGCCGTTGGCGAGGCGGGCGGCTTTGAGATCGCCATAAAACTCGGGCCCTGGGCGGAGATCCGCCGCGCCTTTGAGACCGAAAAAACCGTCCATATCGCCGACATGACCCGCTCGCGCGAACGCGAGATACGCCTCGATTTCGCCACACCGTTCGCCATCATCACTGACCAGCTTTTTGCGCGCAAAGGCGAGAGCGCTCGCTGCGACCCCGCCAGACTCGACGGCACGCGCGTACTGGTTCAGGACAGCGCCAGCACGCAAGAGTATCTTGCCACGCGCTTCCCTGGCGTGATCACGCTGCCCGTTCCCTCGGCACCCGATGCAATCCGGCAGCTGCAGGCCGGCAACGGTGACTGCGCGATTGTCACCAACCTGATCAGTCAGTATCTGATCACCCGCCAGCAGATCAGGAACGTGGTCCCGGTCGGTCGCCCCTTCATGCCCCGCGAATACGGTTTTGCCGTCCTCAAGGGCAATACGGCGCTGCTTGACCGGGTCAACAGCGGACTCAAGAAGGTGCTCGAATCCGGTGAATACGCAACCATTTATCAGAAGTGGTTTACGCCGAAACGTGTCACACCGCGAACCGCGGGCGAGCTTGTCCGCGATGCACTGCCGATTGCCGGGCCCATCGCCGCGGCTCTGCTCCTGACCGGTTTCTGGGTCATCTCTCTGCGTCGCCTGGTGCGCTCGCGCACCTTTGATCTACGGGAAGAGCTGGCGCGCCGTGAAACCGCGGAACAGGAGGCTCGCACCAGCCACGAGCAGTTCAATCAACTGGCGAACAATGTCGATGAGGTGCTGTGGATCAAGGATCAGCGCAGCGGCGCCAAGCTTTATGTGAGTCCCGCCTACGAGCGGATCTGGGAACTGTCCCGTGAAGACCTCTACCGCGATCCGCTCGATTTCCTGCGCCGGGTCCATCCCGAGGATTACGATCGCGTCAAGGTCGCGCAGGCCAGCCGTCCGACCGAACACTATAACGAGGAGTATCGCATCGTCAGACCGGATGGTTCGCTGCGCTGGGTTGTCTCGCGCGGCTATCCCATATGCGACGAGCAGGGCGAGCCCTATCAGATGGTCGGCATCACGCGCGATATTACCGAGCGCAAGATGGCCGAAGAGCGCATCGAGTGGCTGGCAACCCGCGATGCGCTGACCGAACTGCCCAACCGCTATCTGCTCGGCGATCGTCTCAAACAATCGATCGCCCACGCCCAGCGCGAAGAGTTGCGCCTCGCGGTACTGTTTATCGACCTCGATCGATTCAAACGCATCAACGATTCGTTGGGACACACCGTGGGCGACGAGCTGCTGCGGGAAGTCGCTACGCGTTTGAACAAAGGTCTGCGTGCCGACGATTCGTTGGCGCGCATCGGCGGCGACGAGTTTGTGCTGGTGCTGCGCGGCATCCAAGAAGCCGAGGAGATACTGCCGGTCGTTACCAAGATCATCAGCTCACTCGCACAACCCTTTGCCATCGACGCCCATCAGCTCAACATCTCCTGCAGCGTGGGGATCAGCATTTTCCCCGACGACGCGACCACCAGCGCGGAGCTGCTGCGTTGCGCCGATACCGCCATGTACCACGCCAAAACCAAGGGTCGAAACGACTTCTGTTTCTACGCCGCGGAGATGAACAGTCTGGCTGTCGAACGTTTGCGTCTGGAGGGCGAACTGCGTCGGGCGCTGGCGGACAATGAGTTCGAACTCTTCTACCAACCCATCGTCGCCGTGAGCAGTGGCCAGATCGTCGCCTGCGAGGCCCTGATCCGCTGGCGTCATCCGGTGCGCGGCATGGTGGCGCCCGATCGCTTTATCGAGGTGGCCGAGGAGATGGGACTGATCCCGCGCATCGGTGCCTGGGTTATCGAAAGCGCCTGCCTGCAACGCAAGCGTTGGTCCCGGTTGGGGTATCCGCTGCGCATGTGCGTCAACGTCTCGGCGCTGCAACTCAACCCCGGGTTATTGAAGACGATTTCGGACCTCGATTGCCCAATGACACCCGAAAGTCCCTGGTTGGAACTGGAACTGACCGAAAGCGTTCTGATCGAGAACCGCGAAGAGAACATCGAGTTGCTGCGCGAACTCAAGGCGCTGGGCGTCTCGCTTTCCATCGACGATTTCGGAACCGGGTACTCCTCGCTGAGTTATCTCAAAGGTTTCCCAGTTGAGACACTGAAGATCGACCGCAGTTTTATTGCCGACCTGGAGAGTGATGAGGGCAGCCTCGCCATCATCAACGCGGTGGCGAGCATCGCCAAGACGCTGAATCTGCGATTGATCGCCGAGGGCGTGGAGAACGAAGCGCAATTGGTTCAGGTGCGCCGCACCGGCTGCGACGAGTACCAGGGCTATCTGTTTCAACGCCCCTTGCCCGCCGAGGAACTGAGCGCTCTACTGCAGGCGCAACAGCCGGTCAGACATTGAAGCGGAAGTGGATGACATCGCCGTCCTGGACGATGTACTCCTTGCCCTCCAGGCGCCATTTACCCGCCTCTTTGGCCCCTTGTTCGCCTCGGCAGGCAATGAAATCATCGTAGGCGATCACTTCGGCGCGGATAAAACCCTTCTGAAAATCGGTGTGGATCACCGCGGCCGCCTCGGGCGCCGTGGCGCCGATGCGAACGGTCCAGGCGCGCACCTCCTTCTCGCCCGCGGTGAAATAGGTCTGCAACCCCAGCAGGCGATAACCCACGTGCACCACGCGATCCAACCCGGCTTCCTCAAGACCCATTTCGGCGAGAAACTCCGCCTTGTCGGCCTCTTCGAGTTGCGCGATCTCGGCCTCCATCGCGGCGCAGAACGGCACCACTTCGGAACCGTCGGTAGCGGCGATTGCGAACACGGCATCGAGGTGAGGATTGTTCTCGAATCCGTCCTCGGTCACGTTGGCGAGGTACATCGTCGGTTTGATCGTCAGGAAATGGAGATCGCGGATCAGCAGGAGTTGCTCTTTGGACAGCTCCATGGCCCGCACCGGACGGCCTTCGTTCAAGTGTGCCTCGATCTTGATCAACAGCTCCCGGCGTGCGATGGCTTCTTTATCACCGCCCGCCTTGGTCGCCTTGCGTGCGCGCTCGACCGCCTTCTCCACGGTCGCAAGATCGGCCAATGCCAGCTCCGTATTGATCACCTCGATATCCGAGGCCGGATTGATACGACCGGAGACATGCGTCACATCATCGTCCTCGAAGCAACGCACCACATGAGCGATGGCGTCAGTCTCGCGGATATTGGCCAGGAACTGGTTGCCCAACCCCTCACCCTTTGAAGCACCTGCCACCAGACCGGCGATATCGACAAACTGCATGGTGGTGGGAACCACTCGCTGCGGCTTGACGATTGCCGCCAACGCGTCCTGGCGCGCATCGCGCAACGGCACCACCCCCACGTTGGGTTCAATGGTGCAGAACGGGTAGTTCTCGGCCGCGATGGCGGCCCTGGTGAGCGCGTTGAACAGTGTGGATTTACCCACGTTGGGCAATCCAACGATGCCGCATCTGAATCCCATGGAGAGGTACCTGGCGTAAAATGAGTGCTCATTGTATGGATTGGCACAAAGAGCGCAACGCTCATACGCCGAGCGCTACAATGGTCCTGGACATGGAACTCACCGCACTTCAGATAATCGTCCTGATACTCGCCTGGGCAGGCTATGGGCTGCTGCATTCACTGCTGGCGACCCTCGCTCTCAAGCGCCGGGCTGCCAGCCGCTGGCCATGGGCACCGCGTGTTTACCGCCTGGCCTTCAATGGCCTCGCCGTCGTTCTGCTCGCACCGCCGCTCTATCTCATGCATCGCTGGCAGGGGACTCCGCTCTGGCAATGGACCGGCGTGAGCTTGTGGGTTGCCAACTCCCTGGCCGTCCTTGCTTTGGTCGGCTTTGTATTGACATTGAAAGACTATGACACCGCGGAGTTTCTGGGCACCCGGCAATGGCGCGGTTCTGAACGACGGGTCGAGGATCAGGAAAGCTTGCACATATCGCATCTTCACCGCTATGTGCGCCACCCCTGGTACTTTCTGGCATTGGTACTTATCTGGACGCGCCAGATGGATGGCGCATTCCTGGTCAGTGCGCTCTGCATCACCGCGTACTTCATCGTTGGCTCCCGATTCGAGGAGCACAAGCTGATCCAATACCAC includes:
- a CDS encoding ABC transporter ATP-binding protein, with translation MYLDVHDLTKTFGDFTALENVSFQLERHEFVCLLGPSGCGKTTLLRIIAGLTDHDSGSVRLQGEDLAGLPARKRGFGIVFQSYSLFPNMTVSENIGYGLKIRGATKADIAARVDGLLETIKLPELADRFPRQLSGGQQQRIALARAIAVDPLLLLLDEPLSALDAKVRAELRIEIRELQRSLGIPTLMVTHDQEEAMLLADRIICMKDGRVEQSGTPEDLYLRPATHFVADFMGVSNLIQTPSIRECMPALMAHRPTGDDHAYVACIRPEQIALAPDPTGHAVVKDISFLGNVSRIRVDCPAGDLLIEAHGRMEITVGQPVRLDIRPEDCSWVRTETRASGG
- a CDS encoding extracellular solute-binding protein; the encoded protein is MKNSNWLLSLMAAAVCLVGSTVAHAGEITVYTALEEEEIADYIAAASKAMPDIKVNVLRLSTGKLGARILAEAENPQADVIWGWAVTAMMDPRILAMLEPYAAKGADKLNAAHRDQQGRWFAPTGYMGAFCVNTERLAQKGLPMPTSWQDLADPRFKGEVLMPDPNSSGTGYLHVISLLQGMGEEQGWAQLAAVDPNMAQYTSSGSKPCKAARAGEYTVGASLAFTALKSIESGYPLKMVIPKGGAGYELEASALMVSSKNKGDAKRFLDWTLSKDATDLYGAFKALITVPGVKPSAAAEKAGLPADLSGALAKIDFAASAKAQTEIKKTWKEKFGR
- the hisN gene encoding histidinol-phosphatase, coding for MSPQDTDSNPAGAAPEPELIRFAEDLADAARPVALRYFRNPLEVEHKADASPVTIADRTVESTMREMITARYPHHGILGEEHGGSNLEGAETWVLDPIDGTQSFITGMPTFGTLIALLQHGRPVIGIVDMPALGERWAGASSRATTLNGRPCRTRACRELRQASVYATSVDIFTPEELDALNTVTARAALRRFGGDCYSYALLAAGYVDAVMESSLKPYDYLPLVPIIEGAGGVITDWTGAALHLRSDGRVIAAATPELHAELLSTLPEAFR
- a CDS encoding DUF1295 domain-containing protein: MELTALQIIVLILAWAGYGLLHSLLATLALKRRAASRWPWAPRVYRLAFNGLAVVLLAPPLYLMHRWQGTPLWQWTGVSLWVANSLAVLALVGFVLTLKDYDTAEFLGTRQWRGSERRVEDQESLHISHLHRYVRHPWYFLALVLIWTRQMDGAFLVSALCITAYFIVGSRFEEHKLIQYHGDAYREYMQRVPGIVPMPGRFLSTREARILTKKYRDTSGPGTE
- a CDS encoding redox-regulated ATPase YchF, giving the protein MGFRCGIVGLPNVGKSTLFNALTRAAIAAENYPFCTIEPNVGVVPLRDARQDALAAIVKPQRVVPTTMQFVDIAGLVAGASKGEGLGNQFLANIRETDAIAHVVRCFEDDDVTHVSGRINPASDIEVINTELALADLATVEKAVERARKATKAGGDKEAIARRELLIKIEAHLNEGRPVRAMELSKEQLLLIRDLHFLTIKPTMYLANVTEDGFENNPHLDAVFAIAATDGSEVVPFCAAMEAEIAQLEEADKAEFLAEMGLEEAGLDRVVHVGYRLLGLQTYFTAGEKEVRAWTVRIGATAPEAAAVIHTDFQKGFIRAEVIAYDDFIACRGEQGAKEAGKWRLEGKEYIVQDGDVIHFRFNV
- a CDS encoding EAL domain-containing protein → MLSTLRSRFRRVVFVACAVLAGTAPHHAAASVVFGSDRDYPPFEYLDSDGIPRGFNVDLIRAVGEAGGFEIAIKLGPWAEIRRAFETEKTVHIADMTRSREREIRLDFATPFAIITDQLFARKGESARCDPARLDGTRVLVQDSASTQEYLATRFPGVITLPVPSAPDAIRQLQAGNGDCAIVTNLISQYLITRQQIRNVVPVGRPFMPREYGFAVLKGNTALLDRVNSGLKKVLESGEYATIYQKWFTPKRVTPRTAGELVRDALPIAGPIAAALLLTGFWVISLRRLVRSRTFDLREELARRETAEQEARTSHEQFNQLANNVDEVLWIKDQRSGAKLYVSPAYERIWELSREDLYRDPLDFLRRVHPEDYDRVKVAQASRPTEHYNEEYRIVRPDGSLRWVVSRGYPICDEQGEPYQMVGITRDITERKMAEERIEWLATRDALTELPNRYLLGDRLKQSIAHAQREELRLAVLFIDLDRFKRINDSLGHTVGDELLREVATRLNKGLRADDSLARIGGDEFVLVLRGIQEAEEILPVVTKIISSLAQPFAIDAHQLNISCSVGISIFPDDATTSAELLRCADTAMYHAKTKGRNDFCFYAAEMNSLAVERLRLEGELRRALADNEFELFYQPIVAVSSGQIVACEALIRWRHPVRGMVAPDRFIEVAEEMGLIPRIGAWVIESACLQRKRWSRLGYPLRMCVNVSALQLNPGLLKTISDLDCPMTPESPWLELELTESVLIENREENIELLRELKALGVSLSIDDFGTGYSSLSYLKGFPVETLKIDRSFIADLESDEGSLAIINAVASIAKTLNLRLIAEGVENEAQLVQVRRTGCDEYQGYLFQRPLPAEELSALLQAQQPVRH